Proteins encoded together in one Porites lutea chromosome 2, jaPorLute2.1, whole genome shotgun sequence window:
- the LOC140928445 gene encoding N-acetylglucosamine-1-phosphodiester alpha-N-acetylglucosaminidase-like, with translation MRVLYVYFVTTLLYFLTMGTTLYGDAEDPFVADILTPYKDYYRTKRTHRFVRDCQPIERGNTTHEIFNVSRLLNPEKPFVQVKNFYHEFNRDGKTLNVVGRIVTVEDPIRTISVLEPKEVGGCSKFTRATVAETGKQRNCFVSTNGGMFRTRDGMCYGNIFSDGRKVQDSGGVQNANFGIRQDGTLVVGYLSEEDVLRKENPFIQLVSGVLWLLRNGSSYVNESKKAECRDTEETGPMDLFAGVLSARTALGHDSQGRVVMVQVDGKTKKRGIDLYNFADLLLKFGLVNAINLDGGGSSTMVVNGTVVNYPSDQCGKFNCPRQVTTIVCAHEPDCVPRNCNGHGQCVMGRCVCDSQWTGESCDVVKCKENNCSSNGVCSQQDGCLCFSGWRGDNCSEACPPGLYGVNCSRECLCLNGGTCNRLNGECSCSLGWTGCFPGSYGQNCSMICDCPNMCNCDPETGECLSAHNNTLLNATQKWLQCQLDLRMSKLLSTSNAKQPNTEKVVTVEKEFSKLFVWFIAVISLCGISLLANLILIYLACNQASRSAVWTSRMGERQLLFSDDDNEL, from the exons ATGAGAGTTCTTTACGTTTATTTTGTTACtactttactttattttctaACCATGGGAACTACATTATATGGAGATGCAGAAGATCCTTTTGTAGCTGACATCCTTACGCCATACAAGGATTACTACAGAACGAAAAGAACACATCGCTTTGTACGGGACTGCCAACCGATTGAACGTGGCAACACAACCCACGAAATATTCAATGTTTCCAGACTCCTAAACCCCGAAAAACCTTTTGTACAAGTTAAAAATTTCTACCACGAATTTAACAGAGATGGCAAAACGTTGAATGTGGTAGGACGCATTGTAACGGTGGAGGATCCGATAAGGACCATCTCTGTTTTAGAACCGAAAGAAGTCGGAGGCTGTAGTAAATTTACGAGAGCGACTGTCGCCGAAACTGGCAAGCAGAGAAATTGTTTCGTCTCTACGAATGGAGGAATGTTTAGAACTAGGGACGGCATGTGCTATGGAAATATTTTCAGTGACGGGAGAAAAGTACAAGATTCTGGCGGCGTTCAAAATGCTAATTTCGGAATCCGGCAGGACGGTACACTTGTTGTAGGATATTTGTCCGAGGAAGACGTTCTTCGGAAAGAAAATCCTTTTATTCAGCTTGTTTCTGGTGTTTTGTGGCTCTTGAGAAATGGATCTAGTTATGTAAACGAGAGCAAAAAGGCAGAATGTCGTGACACGGAGGAGACAGGACCTATGGACCTTTTTGCGGGTGTTTTGTCGGCCAGAACAGCGCTTGGTCATGATAGCCAAGGGCGAGTGGTGATGGTGCAGGTAGATGGAAAAACTAAGAAGCGagg aaTCGACTTGTACAATTTTGCTGATcttctgttaaaatttggtctcGTAAATGCCATAAACCTTGATGGTGGAGGCTCTTCAACAATGGTGGTGAATGGAACTGTTGTCAATTATCCTTCAGATCAATG TGGTAAGTTCAACTGCCCAAGACAGGTGACCACAATTGTGTGTGCACATGAGCCCGACTGTGTGCCCAGAAACTGCAATGGTCATGGACAGTGTGTGATGGGACGGTGTGTTTGTGACAGTCAGTGGACTGGAGAATCTTGTGATGTAGTAAAGTGTAAAGAAAATAATTGTTCATCAAATGGAGTGTGCTCTCAACAAG ATGGCTGCTTGTGTTTTTCTGGTTGGAGAGGGGATAATTGCAGTGAAG CTTGCCCTCCAGGCCTGTATGGAGTAAATTGCAGCAGGGAATGTCTTTGTCTGAATGGCGGAACGTGTAACCGCCTCAATGGAGAATGTAGTTGTAGTTTAGGCTGGACTG gCTGTTTTCCTGGAAGTTATGGACAGAATTGTTCAATGATTTGTGATTGCCCTAACATGTGCAACTGTGATCCAGAAACTGGTGAATGTCTTTCTGCACACAACAATACCCTGCTCAACGCTACTCAGAAAT GGCTGCAGTGCCAGTTAGATTTACGAATGAGCAAGTTACTTTCAACATCTAATGCTAAACAGCCCAATACTGAAAAAGTCGTCACCGTGGAAAAGGAATTTAG CAAGCTGTTTGTGTGGTTTATAGCAGTGATAAGCCTCTGTGGTATCAGCCTGTTGGCTAATTTGATTTTGATATACCTTGCCTGTAACCAAGCCTCAAGAAGTGCAGTCTGGACTAGCAGGATGGGAGAAAGACAACTGCTTTTCAGCGATGATGACAATGAGTTGTGA
- the LOC140926097 gene encoding protein C19orf12-like produces the protein MPVSQEDLVSLLAIITSEHKYKVTNSSSRVKGGLMTGIGATVGGVCGGPVGLVVGGLVGGSLAAWRGKSTPIPLDQYLMDINKEQRQEMFTYMKYLIEECKVQNFVALNAKVATDPELKRRFLDVLLCYLKVELKLNVTGG, from the coding sequence ATGCCCGTCTCACAAGAGGACTTGGTGAGTCTTTTGGCCATAATAACAAGCGAACATAAGTATAAAGTAACAAACAGCAGTAGTCGAGTCAAAGGAGGGCTGATGACGGGGATAGGGGCCACAGTTGGTGGAGTATGCGGAGGGCCTGTTGGTCTTGTCGTCGGAGGTCTTGTTGGGGGATCTCTAGCCGCGTGGAGGGGAAAATCTACCCCGATACCACTGGATCAATATTTGATGGATATTAACAAGGAGCAAAGGCAGGAGATGTTCACCTACATGAAATATCTGATCGAAGAGTGTAAGGTACAGAATTTTGTTGCTTTAAACGCCAAGGTTGCGACGGATCCCGAGCTGAAGAGACGTTTTTTGGATGTGCTTTTGTGTTACTTGAAGGTGGAACTAAAATTGAATGTCACGGGTGGTTGA
- the LOC140928446 gene encoding protein C19orf12 homolog: protein MPVSAVELQRVMAILADEDELKVTVKNAAYGGVVAGITTTVGGLLAGPPGLMIGGAVGGLLAYNTTGNFKPVSAVIKDMNAHERQLLYDTMKDIIDNLHIDDYLALIAFLSGGPGLLVREQLMARMASFLRDQMRLQMAT from the coding sequence ATGCCTGTGTCCGCGGTTGAGCTACAGCGAGTTATGGCCATTTTGGCCGACGAAGATGAGCTAAAAGTCACCGTGAAGAACGCTGCGTATGGTGGAGTTGTAGCTGGTATAACAACTACAGTCGGCGGCCTTTTGGCTGGCCCACCCGGGCTTATGATCGGTGGTGCTGTTGGTGGACTCTTGGCTTACAACACTACAGGAAATTTCAAGCCAGTCTCTGCTGTTATTAAAGACATGAATGCCCACGAAAGACAGCTTCTCTACGACACCATGAAGGATATTATCGACAATTTACATATTGATGATTACTTGGCGCTCATAGCTTTTCTGAGCGGCGGCCCTGGATTGCTTGTGCGAGAACAGCTAATGGCTAGAATGGCGTCGTTTTTACGCGATCAGATGCGCCTTCAGATGGCTACATAA